Genomic segment of Ischnura elegans chromosome 12, ioIscEleg1.1, whole genome shotgun sequence:
cccagagctcagagatatttttaagtttaatccattttacttaattggattgatattagtaatagaatagcgtaaggattaataaaatatccctcagaaagccataaaacccactattttgaaccattcatcttaaaattccacaatttattaatctcgcacctaccgcttatcctggtgggtattccataccccccacacaccccgtattagttgcacctaaacctctcccagccttaattcctggctgcgcccctggaaaAGAGAACCTGATCTaacttggttcatgcattcgtacatgttcctttCCTGTtcgcaaaaatcattcatgcaaacagacattaactcgtacatgttaagGTACTGTGTAACCGGACCTTTGAagtcaaattaaattttccatacTCCTTGTTGTGGTGGATTTTTGAATTCTCTTATTCTGTCATTACAATTTCATGTCCATAAATCTTTTAGTATAATGCTTGTTTTCATGGTATCATTGTTTCTTTTATAGGAATTAAAAGGGAAGGAAGATGACAAAATATACCGAGGCTTGAATAATTACATGCAGTACTACGAGAAGAGAGACACTGCGCAAGGGAATGCCTCCAGTGGAATGGTAatcaatgtttttcattttgtgggttcaatttttacttttgctcTCAGTGCAGAAGTAtggaatgaggaaaatattttcagttttatttctcATGAAGAGAAGTTCCTGACAGAAGGTATCGGCATATATAGTACAGTGAAATGGCTTTATAACATAATCCTATGGACTGCTGAAATATGTATGTTAaagtgaaatttcatttgaaatgtggGAAAAATATTGCCAGAGCAGCGCTCCCTGTTAAATGCCAGGCTTTTGTTGGGAAGCAGTTTGTAAAATAATGCAGTTGGTAGACGTTCTCTGGATCATATCTCAAAGAGCTTCTTTCAAGCATTCTTCTCTCCACGaagatgcaatagggtggtttcctattatttttttattgcctaaatcgaaagattattactcctggagtacgtatttcacgcttttagatttttaaatgataatatctatttttcgcgattaaatgaaaagtgaaaattttcaagcgcgcgaaaacgcgacgcgttagtaggaatgatgggaaatctctccgtacgtcgtatttctggttccccctccacccggtgaggtgaccttgaggcgaggcttagcgctgatacgtcgcaggctgccagcgggtagcctagtgccctgctgactggtagcgcttggcttaaataaggattattaataccttatcaaacgaggaaaactttccgaccttagccagttttaataagtgattattaagacatgtttccctgagctctgtgcctcatgcatgcattggtaacctcagacgacgtataactcctatcttctcctatagaaactaggtccctgtgacgtcacgtggagtggcatcgcatgggcgccaatctggcccttttcaaatgaggataaaaatggaccattgccattcgtctacaccggcatttataaaacgaaataatttgtatattatgaatacactaatggtgggtaacgaatcgcaattattgccttttgttttctttgatgaaggaaactaccctatttcttctagggatggacggatccaggatttttctctgattcggatcggatccttgattttcggagccggatcttttggattggatattttcgaatccaaatgcattttcaaattcttgacactgagattcccccgatgattgctcAATCTATTggtaagagtcacactatgtgccagtcgtaatttgcctttttattttccacggctgaaattctcctacgtaacctctgcgagagatttcaaacaaaacggttcatgagtaggacaagaatcgcatgcgacagcgcattcgaagagggaatcggaactctttccacccttatgtaGCATTCACTGAagccattatttaaaatatcggatccagatccgatgtcttccacaactttggatccgatgtatccgatgaagggcaatatccacggatatttggatcggAGGTATCCGATCTAACCATCCCTGATTTCTTACTTTCTTGAAGACTTTCTTGAAGAATCTTTCGATTCCCCACAAATAATTTTATGCCTTATGCCATGCCGATCTTTGAACCATTGTAGCCACCCAGTGCTGCATTTAAAGTCTTGGTAACCAAGCAAATAAGCAACAGATCGTGCACCTTCGCTCAGCAGTGGACCACTTccgggaatattgttgttgtggCATGTCACGAACCAAGTGTAAACTGCTTTCTCCACTTCTTCATAATTGGCTGTTCGAATCTTCTTTTGCTGATGTCCCGTAGAATCTTCCCCAGCACTGTCTTCTATCCTCGGATGCTGCTTCAAAAAGTTGAAAGCGTTAAAGTGCTTATCCCATACTTCCTTGCCACATGGCCTTTCTTTATCCCCTAATCCACATCTTGAAAAATTTCTTATTGTTCTTTCAAAAGAAAACTGTTTTCGCTGCAACCATCCATTTCCAAATATGCAACACATCTAACACACTTCACTATCAAACACAATATGAATCATGGAGGCACGTAACGTTGCTTATCCAAGTCAAACCACCTTCGCTCACGTAAACTGGCCAATTGTGGCCCCTTATTGGCTGCTCACATCCTGCGGCTCACAAAACAACCAATTACCACTGTGATTACTGTTGCAGCCAGAGTCTCGCATAAACAGGCCAATCGAAGAGAGGCTCTTATTTTTTGGCAACTTAGAATTCTAGCCGCTTATTGGCTGCTTTCTCCCTGCTGCTCACAGAACAAACAATCACCACTGCGTTTATTGTTCGCAGTCAGAGTTGGTTCCACAAGGAAGATAACGAACAGGCCATGCTTTCAGTGCACGGGAATAAAGCCTATACTGGTTATTACATATATGAAATGAATgaccaaaatttggaatttttccattcatcACTGTAATTTATGGCTTCGTTATACTGAATTTCATTCAAAACAATCTTTCCATTAAACTGGTACCCTTTCACATTAAACAATGTGGGAAATGTCAAGgggacagaaaataatttcattattctgAATAATTCGTTACACTGATGTTTGTTAAAAagaccagggatgccgacttaaaaaaaatattggggggcccaaaccgggggtctagccacgggaaattttataagtagtgagttttaagttttttaagcattttagaagagtcatatgatcaacattagaactctgataactcgaatatcgatatgtggacactccggggaaaatcgacaagcctgacacattttttcctcgcaggtataacgaatttttgagggggctcgggccccctcaggccccatggagttggcgccactgaaaaagacatttcactgtatttAAGTGCCTAGGGGAGATTGGAGATAGTAATCATTAGTAGATATATTCCCATCAAGTGATATTATGAGTGTATTATTACTAACAATGACctcaaaacattttaataaatttcattacaCTAATCTATGCCATATTTAATGGGTTCAAGTGGGTACCTCGGTCACAGATAAttccaacatttttatttattcttgtattggaaaataatttattctgcaTTAAATGGTATTCATGCTAATGTGAGTTGATAGGTCATAGTGgatgttatatttatattttcatctttgaaaaataatcataaatatatgtaGTCTCATTTGCTATGATtgctaaaaaatatctttattaaacTAACTGAATTACTTTATTGATAGAATTTAACTACTTGAATTCTTAATTATTCAGCCTTATGAtgcaattatgtatttttattgaatcttATCTCAATGCATTGCATACGTGAGTGACTTTGAATGAAAAACTATTTGGACCAATATAAAAATCCTTCGCCAGGTGAGGAAAGGACCAATAAGGGCTCCCTCTAACTTGAGATCGACTGTGCGGTGGGATTACCAGCCAGATCTATGCAAGGACTACAAGGAAACTGGATTTTGTGGATTTGGAGGTATGCTCACTTGTAGTTCATCCTTTGTTGGCGTTCATCGTTATCTTTTACTGTGTGGAATTCAttacaacagaaaaaataatacctCTCAACCAATGCTCTTGAAGCATCTTGCAGGTGTAAACTAGTTCCTTTTgaccatatattttgttcatgcATGAAGGATAAATTAAACATTGTTTCCATGGGATTTTTCACAGTAAAATGGAAGATTTGAGGTTTAATGAGCATGCTTACTCATTAATATCACTGTTTATTTAATTTGAACTTTATGGTATGtactcttgttatttttttagtagtatgaattgaaaatcgtGTGAGATTTTTGAGGAAAGTACATTTGCCTTCTGCTTAACCCATTTAGAGCAgcgggccaatatatcggcttttgccaCTCGGCCAAAAAGTGTGGCAGGCCGTTATATCGGCTCTTACATTGTCCATCATTTAATTTGTTATAACTTATGACATTGCTATAACTTATTTcggtaaacaaaatattttgtcagTATTAGtcagtttaacctcatcaatcaaaaaaaaactcatatggatatttgataaaatatgtagctttgtattgttttttttcctagttgctacattttatgaaaatacccacCACATTTCTTGCCAGTACCccaggatagcactaagagggttaactGTTTAACTCTTTCAATCTGTTTGCGGATGTGCAGTCTCTGATTAATCTTCCTTGTGTGCAAGACATTTGGTACATGCTACTTATTAAATTTGTGTGTTACAAAGATGGTTCTTGCTAAGCTGATCTCAGCCCTTaagatttaaaattcattttaaattgtttgGATTGCTGGACTGGGGATTATTGAACTAGagtttaaaagtaaacaaaatcatttttcaatgtatctattcatcatcatttttctatttttgggtCCATTCCTCATTTTTCTAGTCGTCAGTGGTCAAATATGTAATGACACTACATCATGATTATGCATAACCCAAATATGTACTTATGTCATGGTCATATCCAGAATGGTGAGGCAAAAGCTCAAACCAAATCCTTTGGTTTTAAGTGTTACCCCCTCAAAATGAACCTATTTCAAAATGCACCGTCTCTCCTCCTTGGAAAAATTCTTCTGACTAAGGACTAGTCTCATACTCCAAACATAGACATTTGTCGCAATAAAAGAAAGCTCTGTATCGCCTGATTTCATCGAGGCTACATGGGGATGAATGTTATTCCAGTCAGCCTTGACACCCCACCAGTCATGTTACCGTAGAATGTGTATTGTGCACCCTCTTAGAGGAGAAATTGCTTACAAAGTTAAATTGAAAGGGGTTTTGTAATCCattcattatcattattttgcaatttttgttttatcCCTGCTTGCTCAAGCTGCCAATGTATTGACTTTCAGTTTTAGCGTTAAAATGCTCAAGGTGCCGTCTATCCATCTACTGGCCCGGTGTTTAATCCcttgtgaaaatgtttttttcattatattcaagTTTGTTTCACTTTCACACAGGAGattatttaaatgtttatcaCTCCTGATTAAATGGTATTCTCTAATCAGGCTTGAATTTTTTTGGCGTGACAATGGAAATTGCTGGGAGTGCGTAAGGGTTAAGCACTTGTTTCGTGCTTTTTCCTGCATCTTTGTgccatttccataaaaaaaacaagttctTTTGGTGTGAAAACCTTTAGGAGAGGAATAAAAGAGTAGGGTAGCAAAGGAATTAATATTGTTTTGTAGGCTCAAGGGAAATGATGTTTGGATAATCCAATGGTTTTTAGCTGACGACGAATGATTGAGGCTATACTGTACATATTTGTAAAGGGCAATAAAGAGCAAATGTGTAAAAAACGAGAAGAGGTGGATAAATTCTGTCATATGGGATGCAGGATAACTAGTGTTAAgagaagcaagaaaggaattatcatcagaatagccgaggcaaagagagcattccaccaaaagaaagatctgaaATTTAAACAGGAGTAAGGAAAAAGTTTATCGGAACTTACATCTGgaatatgcttctctacggaagtgaggcatggacaatgacagctgcgGAGCAATAAAGGTTGGcggcagtggcaccgactccatggggcctgagggggcccgagcccccccaaaaattcgttgcagatgtgaggaaaaaatgtgtcaggctagtcaattttccccggaatgtccagatatcgagaatcgagtgatcagggttctcatgttgatcatatgactcttctaaaatgcttaaaaaacttaaaattcactacttataaaatttaccagggcaaggtccccgatttgggcccccccaatattttttgcaagtcggcacccctgggtggcggcctttgaaatgtggtgccacagaataatgatgaggatcaaatggatggaccgagttaCAAATGAGAATAAGAGTGGGGGAGAAGagatgcctcatgaaaaccttgatgagaAGATGGAACAACGTAATCggcaatattttgagacatgatggcctgatgaagacaaaccTTGAGGGGCAAATTGATGACAATTATGGACGAGGAAaacctcaaatgaaatatatggaacaggtgaagaaagaTGTGACAGATGAGAAAtacatacgtaggtgtgaaaaaatcaGCTGCCtctaaccaattttaggattgttgaccattgatagAATTTTTGAACTACAGAAAAGGGCAGTTAGAAGAATTGCCAGAATCTCAAACAAAATTTCCTGCAAACCCTACTTTAAGAAATTTAACCTATTGGCTTTTTCCTGTATACTAATCTTAGAATCTGTCACATTTGCCAAATCCCGTCCCAAATTGTTTACCCTAAACAATCAGGAACATAATCTTTACACACGTCATCATATCTATACACACAACAAAAGAAATAACCTTTGTCTCACTGATCACAGTCCATACCATACTATCATGTCTATTTACAATAATTTACcgtctgatttaaaaaatattgacaatttaAATGTCTTCAAAGTAAGAGTAAAAAATACCGTCTGCAACACCCCTACTATTcattagaagaatatttattgttaGTGAACCATCTTTTTTAGCCATTGTACATAACCCATTTTATCTCTTTTGCTCTACTGTAGTTTTATGTAAGAATATGTTTGATATATTACATGTGAAGTATGTATCGCTATTTATAGTTTGACTTGCCCTATGTTTGTAACACAAACCAACGGGGCCTGtacacattattattataattatttgtgaTGATGTGTTGATGGAATACTtggtttcatattttattttgcttctttCAGATAGCTGTAAATTCCTTCACGATCGGTCAGACTATAAGTTTGGCTGGCAGTTGGAGCGAGAGGCTAGAGTCGCAGGGGAGGAAGAGGAGCGTGAAGGCCAATATGAAATAGACTCCGACTCTGAAGCGAACCTACCATTTAAGTGTTCAATATGTAGGTCATCTTTTGTGGATCCCATTATTACCAAGTGAGTAGCATTTATTCCACACTTAAAGGCTGTTTTCAAAACactttttcaaagcattttttattgtcattgaatTTAATTGGTGTGTGCCCTTGCCTGGGATACAGTGTCATTAGGTACCAACGCTGATTGAGGTGCTTGGACTACCATTTTAGTCCATGTtgttacttttttccatatttaaaattatttcaatataatatgCAAAATCGCTATCCTGAAGTTTGCTCTTAGAAGATGGCTTCATGATGTAGTTGGCTAACACgtctgaccggcaattgggagattaGGGTCCGAATCTTGAttaggccaaatattttttcacgccgaacttcatccttggtgtatataactttatACCTGTgtgcgtgactgcatacaaagtcgcTTGTTTGATCTATTGAATTATTTCAGCAATTtactatacatattttataaatgctGTGTATTCCTAATATTTTAAGTTGGCCATTGAATTATGCACCAAAGCACAACCACCACATTAAATAACTTCATCTTAGTCAAACAATTGTGACTACCCTGCCTGTGCATCTAGGGTTAATTAATGTTACGACAGAAAGACGTAGAGGATTAGATCTGCTGGGGTAGTTCCTGGAGATAATACTTTTAATTCTCTGCCTCatactaatttaatttttcaggtGCAAGCATTACTTTTGCGAGAAGTGTGCCTTGGAGAGATATAAGAAGTCGACCAGGTGTTTCTTATGTAACATGCAGACAGGAGGTGTGTTCAATCCTGCAAAAGAACTCATCAATAAACTCGGTGGTGCAAAGCCCACTGCCGTCGAAAGTGATAGTGGAGATGATTCAGAGGAGTCAGATTAATAGTGCGTTTCTGGTTTTCTGGAGCCCTACCATTGAATGTGGCGGTGGAGTATTTATTTTGGAGGAGATTGTTAAATGTTTACCATCtgtttatcttatttttgtatgaatttttggCTGGTCATTTTAAGGTTGATATCGAAACCTttatcaaagttttttatgtatcCAGTTTTGCATTGCCGTACTTCTGCCATAACTTACTCATACTGCCATTTTATAAAAGTCCTCAGTACTGAAGGATAACAGAAAATATTGGTGCCATTGAATTACTGTTGGTGATTGACCAATGACTTTTGAAAACCATGCCTTTAGGTTTCTTATGCATGTGGTTAGCAGTGAAAATGGACAAATGGTTTTTCATCATTGGCAATGCTGAtccattcaaaattttggatTGGCTAGGCAGCCTGCAGCAATGTAAAATCAGATCTA
This window contains:
- the LOC124169380 gene encoding E3 ubiquitin-protein ligase RNF113A; translated protein: MSEKKTCVFTFKRRPIKNQATRKRRTEDDSNSSEDETTVVKKEKKSKENNPLFQSTAGKSTKNKKEDEVKDEEEDDADSVMVSYRSKRTAIREGPSDMGATAILETETEADRDAQAIFEQAQKINKELKGKEDDKIYRGLNNYMQYYEKRDTAQGNASSGMVRKGPIRAPSNLRSTVRWDYQPDLCKDYKETGFCGFGDSCKFLHDRSDYKFGWQLEREARVAGEEEEREGQYEIDSDSEANLPFKCSICRSSFVDPIITKCKHYFCEKCALERYKKSTRCFLCNMQTGGVFNPAKELINKLGGAKPTAVESDSGDDSEESD